A portion of the Deinococcus peraridilitoris DSM 19664 genome contains these proteins:
- a CDS encoding acyl-CoA-binding protein produces the protein MTEAFDQAARDAQALPARPDNTTLLQLYALYKQATEGDVKGERPGGFDFIGAAKFDAWAALRGSSQDDAERQYIALVERLKG, from the coding sequence ATGACCGAGGCCTTCGATCAAGCCGCGCGGGACGCACAGGCGCTGCCCGCACGTCCGGACAACACCACGTTGCTGCAGTTGTACGCGCTGTACAAGCAGGCGACCGAGGGTGACGTGAAAGGGGAGCGGCCGGGTGGCTTCGACTTCATAGGTGCGGCGAAGTTCGATGCCTGGGCGGCCTTGCGCGGAAGCAGTCAGGACGACGCCGAGCGCCAGTACATCGCACTGGTCGAGCGGCTGAAAGGCTGA
- a CDS encoding ImmA/IrrE family metallo-endopeptidase, producing the protein MTANETQTHSFEAHKARMRALAREFGRAHASKDPHALAEGLGARLAYMDLGERDGAYDPEHGVILVNGSHSRERQRFTLAHEVSHALLLADEDLLSDLHDTFDGEALENAIETLCNVGAATILISDDDLRSALERFGTSGQTIAEVARRADVSAPVALYALADFVRTPAMFVVCAPDSALRGHARFSPGRGVVVQHSASTASMRYSLSPGTPIPEGHTVDTAFRTGLPIDEVSFFPFRSGKRMPAIVSAFPQRGRVLCAFEERG; encoded by the coding sequence GTGACCGCGAACGAGACCCAGACGCACAGCTTCGAGGCTCACAAGGCGCGTATGCGCGCGCTGGCGCGCGAGTTCGGGCGGGCTCATGCGTCCAAGGACCCGCACGCGCTGGCCGAAGGTCTGGGTGCCCGGCTGGCCTACATGGACCTGGGAGAACGCGACGGTGCGTACGACCCCGAGCACGGCGTGATCCTCGTGAATGGCAGCCACTCGCGCGAGCGCCAGCGTTTCACGCTGGCGCACGAAGTCAGCCATGCGCTGCTGCTTGCCGACGAGGACCTGCTCTCCGACTTGCACGACACCTTCGACGGCGAGGCGCTGGAAAACGCCATCGAGACGCTGTGCAACGTCGGGGCCGCCACCATCCTGATTTCCGACGACGATCTGCGCAGCGCGCTGGAGCGCTTCGGGACCTCGGGCCAGACCATCGCGGAGGTCGCCCGCCGCGCGGACGTGTCCGCGCCCGTCGCGCTCTACGCGCTGGCGGACTTCGTACGCACCCCCGCGATGTTCGTGGTATGTGCGCCCGACAGCGCGCTTCGCGGTCACGCCCGCTTTTCGCCCGGGCGTGGGGTGGTGGTGCAGCACAGTGCCTCGACTGCCTCGATGCGCTACAGCCTGTCGCCCGGGACGCCCATTCCCGAGGGTCACACCGTGGACACGGCCTTCCGCACCGGCCTGCCCATCGACGAAGTCAGCTTTTTTCCGTTTCGCAGCGGGAAACGCATGCCCGCTATCGTGAGCGCTTTTCCGCAGCGTGGGCGGGTACTGTGCGCGTTTGAAGAGCGTGGGTAG
- a CDS encoding nucleotidyltransferase domain-containing protein — protein MILPETFDLARRFRNEPLEYWLIGGNAIELVVDHDVRDHDDIDFMVAHQDALRAVQILQALGFEHAHGSLDDGDVFYRRGALLVDLVPVCAETDPPRMLGALSGLCFPAGFLTPYLATHGGEQFPTLSPRMHLQMKTVVAEFYGVPPREKDVQDVRALQAHLQRGRVLAGEAG, from the coding sequence TTGATTCTGCCTGAAACCTTTGACCTCGCGCGGCGTTTTAGGAATGAACCGCTTGAGTACTGGCTGATCGGCGGAAACGCCATCGAACTGGTGGTCGACCACGACGTGCGCGATCACGACGACATCGACTTCATGGTGGCGCACCAGGACGCGCTGCGGGCGGTGCAGATCCTGCAGGCGCTCGGTTTCGAGCATGCGCACGGCAGCCTGGACGACGGGGACGTGTTTTACCGGCGTGGAGCGCTGCTCGTCGATCTGGTCCCGGTTTGCGCCGAGACCGACCCACCCCGAATGCTGGGCGCCCTGAGTGGCCTCTGTTTCCCTGCCGGATTTCTGACCCCATACCTGGCAACACACGGGGGAGAACAGTTCCCGACGCTCAGCCCGCGCATGCACCTGCAGATGAAAACGGTCGTCGCTGAATTTTATGGTGTGCCACCGCGCGAGAAGGATGTGCAAGACGTTCGTGCGCTGCAGGCGCATCTGCAACGAGGCAGGGTTCTGGCCGGAGAGGCCGGGTGA